In the Streptomyces spororaveus genome, GTGCAGACAGGCGTTGGCCACCACCTCCGAGACCAGCAGCAGTACGTCCTCCGCGGCCTCGGGGTCACTCCCGGCCGATTCCCCGTCCGGGAGCCAGCACCAGGCGATCAGCGCCTCGCGGGTGAAATCGCGGCTGCGCGACACGACGTTCGTGGTCCCGGCCAGCGTCAGGCGCCGGGTCCCGTCGGTCGAACCCCGCGGATCCATGACGCTCAGGCCCCTCCGTCTCGTACCGCACTCAGGGCTTCCGTCACATCCGCGTGGATGGGGAACACACCGTCCGCGCCGGTGATCCGGAACATGCGGGCGACGGGCCCGCGCAGGCCGACCAGTTCCAGGACTGCTCCCGCCTGCTGGGCGTCGAGCCGGGTGTTCAGGAGCACGTTCAGGCCGGTGGAATCACAGAATCCCAAGCCGGCCAGGTCGACCAGGATCCGGCGGCCCGGGGCGAGCGCCGAGTCGAG is a window encoding:
- a CDS encoding STAS domain-containing protein, whose amino-acid sequence is MEPEADRERFTVAVTTVDAAVVLALAGELDHDTAQPLRDALDSALAPGRRILVDLAGLGFCDSTGLNVLLNTRLDAQQAGAVLELVGLRGPVARMFRITGADGVFPIHADVTEALSAVRDGGA